In Carya illinoinensis cultivar Pawnee chromosome 10, C.illinoinensisPawnee_v1, whole genome shotgun sequence, one DNA window encodes the following:
- the LOC122280110 gene encoding glycine cleavage system H protein 2, mitochondrial-like has translation MASRLLWASRAASYLRISVFHRGFSSVLKDLKYADSHEWVKVEGNSAIVGITDHAQDHLGDVVYVELPEVGAPVEQGSGFGAVESVKATSDINSPVSGKILEVNEELSSSPGLVNSSPYEKGWIIKVEVSDSGELKNLMEADQYSKFCEEEDAKH, from the exons ATGGCTTCAAGGTTGTTGTGGGCCTCGAGGGCCGCCTCATACCTCAGGATCTCAGTCTTCCACAGAGGCTTTTCTTCTG TTTTGAAGGATCTTAAGTATGCAGACTCTCATGAGTGGGTGAAAGTGGAGGGGAACTCTGCTATTGTTGGTATCACTGATCATGCTCAAGATCATTTAGGGGATGTTGTGTATGTTGAATTACCGGAAGTGGGGGCTCCTGTGGAACAGGGCAGCGGCTTTGGTGCAGTTGAAAGTGTCAAGGCTACTAGTGATATTAATTCTCCTGTTTCAGGGAAAATTCTTGAAGTTAATGAAGAACTCAGCAGCTCCCCTGGTCTT GTTAACTCAAGCCCATATGAGAAAGGATGGATAATTAAGGTCGAGGTGAGTGACAGTGGTGAATTGAAGAACTTGATGGAAGCTGATCAGTACTCCAAGTTCTGcgaagaagaagatgcaaaACACTGA